From Neodiprion pinetum isolate iyNeoPine1 chromosome 7, iyNeoPine1.2, whole genome shotgun sequence, a single genomic window includes:
- the LOC124223718 gene encoding IQ motif and ubiquitin-like domain-containing protein, with the protein MVLVVEVEDRTIKKPYLGGWRHKITGVQYLNANSQTGPRQKRIPWNSQCTRPIQTVETKTRFTETPVHRATQMWREDCYVPNVSDKYVGPKPYETYDEMQSKLDIEGKATMIQKYYRAYRIARFIKESAATYRQFVADCKRHEEERLLAYKRRHQHDIIRKTYPSSRFDFDMLYNLMDQWKHSQMKRVAGIFFKGAQRAANVMLLNKSVDMLREIDQLKQNVKTEFLEEKKIKFLTFHCAPIEWNGYKGKPTQMITVKVQRAREFKRLYDNLSSCERLVEGKQARINFSLYTYLLNGIREDEMKRNCFSSLIFILREPGIYHLINNIWHGRSVISENDDLFKLRLGRFDINIEWSPWNCILLTEEEAEAHYYIKDFRTVYAQSLLEKIFLAQEQAKSHFRELVVFEKHYRESSRFYMVQKRKDYEAPKAIHSYA; encoded by the exons atggtTCTCGTCGTGGAAGTGGAAGATCGTACGATAAAAAAACCTTATTTGGGCGGATGGCGGCACAAGATTACCGGCGTTCAATATTTAAATGCAAATTCTCAAACCGGGCCTCGACAGAAACGAATACCATGGAACTCTCAGTGCACAAGACCTATTCAAACGGTGGAAACAAAGACCCGATTTACCGAAACGCCTGTCCATCGAGCAACTCAAATGTGGCG TGAAGATTGTTACGTTCCAAATGTCTCGGATAAATACGTTGGACCAAAACCATACGAAACTTATGATGAAATGCAATCGAAATTAGACATCGAAGGCAAAGCTACGATGatacaaaaatattacagAGCATACCGAATTGCCAGATTTATAAAAGAGTCTGCTGCCACATATCGACAATTCGTGGCAGACTGCAAACGGCACGAGGAAGAAAGGCTCTTGGCATACAA GAGAAGGCATCAGCACGACATTATAAGAAAGACATATCCGTCGTCGAGATTCGACTTCGACATGTTGTACAACTTGATGGATCAGTGGAAACATTCCCAGATGAAGCGGGTTGCAGGCATATTTTTCAAGGGAGCCCAAAGAGCGGCAAATGTGATGCTGTTAAACAAATCGGTGGACATGTTAAGGGAGATTGATCAATTAAAGCAAAACGTTAAAACCGAGTTtctggaagagaaaaaaattaagtttctAACATTTCACTGTGCGCCAATCGAGTGGAACGGATACAAAGGCAAACCCACGCAGATGATCACTGTCAAAGTGCAACGTGCTCGCGAATTCAAACGGCTGTATGACAATTTGAGCT CTTGTGAGAGATTGGTCGAGGGAAAACAGGCCCGTATAAATTTCTCTCTGTATACGTATCTGCTGAACGGTATACGAgaagatgaaatgaaaaggAATTGCTTTTCGAGCCTAATCTTCATCTTGCGCGAGCCCGGAATATATCACTTGATTAACAACATTTGGCACGGTAGATCGGTGATAAGTGAGAACGACGATCTTTTCAAATTACGACTTGGTAGATTTGATATAAATATCGAATGGTCACCATGGAACTGCATTTTACTAACTGAGGAGGAAGCCGAGGCTCATTACTACATCAAAGATTTCCGGACAGTTTACGCTCAGAGCTTgcttgagaaaatatttttagctCAAGAGCAAGCCAAAAGTCATTTCAG AGAGTTGGTCGTCTTCGAGAAACACTACCGagaatcttcgcgattttacATGGTGCAAAAGCGAAAGGATTACGAAGCTCCAAAAGCAATTCATAGTTACGCTTAG
- the Naa35 gene encoding N-alpha-acetyltransferase 35, NatC auxiliary subunit gives MTALARDLVENIHEKEMHFDQLTYNWVDITNDFFSSVQSLELGELLHDELFGLFEAMSAIEMMDPKMDAGMLCNRGNSKPYSFKQAVDSGALKLDNLTLAEVIGIIDSTYSCIVSWLEGHSLAQTVFTNLYLHQPGQILDKSLRTFCYAIYKIIEIIKDCINKAMVFEEEDFQSVTYGYRLQQDITEQKTIAMLKEVEEELHRKSRIKPVDDESNREYNDALALYARIRFTKMFYQTLSLMGRKEQLHQNLADCQRLLSNCSDMMQVMIKTVSRGVKADELCDHPNIMGFDPMVNQRLLPPTFPRYTKIKPRSEALEYIDELLNRLKTVSKITGYTSFHGALDFFLEFSRQSPCILSRSMLQIVYLPLTNRVFGTQSFGDVLRDAARAFIAPPALMPKITLLQNHQAKDYVDGFLGHCVCLFGSLVQLSGHNRARQRDKLAHLLEDFAALQDEAERVDSYLHTLSLKSDTPRPHLAYFGTWILYHTLRVMVMYLLSGFELELYSVHEYHYIFWYLYEFLYGWLMSAITRADSFLMEQDIHSETHKGRGAKKSAKNKKKKSTPRPYSLEILMYQAMQNICGGYYKALMGFRMDKKIPLPESHFDSERVRYEHRLLPFASLLTPPPVPYQEFLDMTSGQMLNRDETVTSEKQYLAGCGHFHQARNMLESALSLYPANVHTVNQINDLLKVSKTNFIVLKLLAGGHKKDSTEPPIFDFSCHQHFPLIKLA, from the exons atgacaGCTTTGGCAAGAGATctagttgaaaatattcacgagAAAGAAATGCA TTTCGACCAGCTGACATACAACTGGGTTGATATCACAAATGACTTCTTCAGTTCCGTGCAAA GCTTGGAATTGGGTGAACTTTTGCACGATGAATTATTCGGCCTATTTGAAGCCATGTCTGCTATCGAAATGATGGACCCAAAAATGGATGCCGGGATGTTGTGCAATCGAGGAAACAGCAAGCCATATTCGTTCAAACAGGCAGTAGACTCTGGGGCATTAAAATTGGATAATTTAACCTTGGCCGAAGTGATCGGAATCATTGATTCGACGTATTCTTGCATAGTCTCTTGGCTTGAAGGGCACAGTTTGGCGCAAACTGTGTTTACTAATTTGTACTTGCATCAGCCAGGTCAAATATTGGACAAGTCATTGCGAACATTTTGTTATGCAATTTATAAgattattgaaattattaaagACTGTATTAACAAGGCTATGGTTTTTGAGGAGGAAGATTTCCAAAGCGTAACATATGGCTACAGATTACAACAGGATATTACAGAGCAAAAGACTATAGCAATGCTGAAAGAAGTGGAAGAGGAATTGCACagaaaaagtagaataaaaCCAGTCGATGATGAGTCTAATCGAGAA taTAATGATGCTCTGGCCTTATATGCTAGAATAAGGTTCACAAAGATGTTTTATCAAACCCTGTCGCTCATGGGAAGGAAAGAGCAGCTCCATCAAAACTTGGCTGATTGTCAAAGGCTTTTATCAAACTGCTCTGACATGATGCAGGTCATGATAAAAACTGTTTCTCGAGGTGTAAAAGCTGACGAATTAT GCGATCATCCAAACATTATGGGTTTTGACCCTATGGTAAATCAGCGGTTATTGCCTCCGACGTTTCCAAGATACACGAAAATCAAACCACGAAGTGAGGCCTTGGAGTACatagatgaattattaaatcGATTGAAAACGGTCAGCAAAATAACGGGGTACACTAGCTTCCACGGCGCTTTG GATTTCTTTTTAGAGTTTTCACGCCAAAGCCCATGCATACTATCCAGATCCATGCTACAAATCGTTTACCTGCCTCTAACCAATCGAGTTTTTGGAACTCAAAGTTTCGGTGATGTATTGAGAGATGCTGCTAGGGCTTTTATTGCTCCTCCAGCATTGATGCCGAAAATCACACTACTGCAGAATCACCAAGCAAAGGATTATGTTGATGGGTTCTTGGGCCACTGTGTATGCTTGTTCGGTAGTTTAGTGCAACTTAGTGGACACAATCGAGCGCGGCAAAGAGATAAACTGGCCCATTTGTTAGAAGACTTTGCTGCTCTACAAGATGAG gCTGAAAGAGTGGATTCATATCTGCACACATTATCTTTGAAAAGCGACACTCCAAGGCCACACTTGGCATATTTTGGCACATGGATATTGTACCACACGCTGCGTGTGATGGTTATGTATTTACTGAGTGGTTTTGAACTGGAATTATATTCGGTCCATGAGTATCATTATATATTTTGGTACCTGTACGAGTTTTTATATGGGTGGCTTATGTCTGCAATCACAAGAGCGGACTCCTTTCTCATGGAACAAGATATTCATAGTGAAACTCACAAAGGCAGAGGGGCTAAAAAAAGTgctaaaaataagaaaaaaaaatccacccCTAGACCATACAGTCTAGAAATATTAATGTACCAAGCTATGCAGAATATTTGTGGCGGGTACTACAAg GCGTTGATGGGATTTCGAATGGATAAAAAGATTCCTCTACCCGAATCACACTTTGACTCGGAGCGAGTGAGATACGAGCACAGGTTGTTGCCTTTTGCATCATTATTAACTCCTCCACCAGTTCCTTATCAGGAATTTCTAGACATGACAAGTGGGCAGATGTTAAACAGAGAT GAAACTGTTACAAGTGAAAAGCAGTACCTGGCTGGTTGCGGACACTTTCATCAGGCTAGAAATATGTTAGAAAGTGCTCTGTCCTTGTATCCAGCAAATGTGCATACAGTTAATCAg ATTAATGATTTACTCAAAGTATCGAAGACGAATTTTATTGTCCTGAAACTTTTGGCTGGAGGACATAAAAAGGATTCGACGGAACCCccgattttcgatttttcgtgCCACCAACATTTTCCGTTGATTAAACTCGCTTAG